Proteins encoded in a region of the Devosia sp. RR2S18 genome:
- a CDS encoding microcin C ABC transporter permease YejB, whose product MGAYILRRLLLMIPTVLGIMAISFLITQFAPGGPVEQALANLSGQNNSIAERITGSSAGDFAGQPGQGNESGYRGSQGLPPELVERIERQFGFDKPPLERFVNMLWNYLRFDFGESYYRDISVIDLILEKMPVSISLGLWMTLIAYGISIPLGIKKAVSDGSRFDVWTSTIVIIGYAIPGFLIGIMLIVLFAGGSFWSIFPLRGLTSPGWESFPWWRQVLDYFWHLVLPIIAMGLGAFATTTLLTKNSFIDEIGKQYVTTARAKGLTERQVLYGHVFRNAMMLIIASFPAAFIGAFFSGSLLIETIFSLDGLGLLGLQSVTTRDYPVVFATLYIFSLLGLVISLISDLAYMWVDPRLDFESREV is encoded by the coding sequence ATGGGCGCTTATATCCTCCGCCGCCTGCTGCTGATGATCCCGACCGTGTTGGGGATCATGGCGATTTCGTTTCTGATCACCCAATTCGCTCCGGGTGGCCCGGTCGAACAGGCGCTCGCCAATCTTTCGGGCCAGAACAACTCCATCGCCGAACGCATCACCGGCAGTTCGGCTGGAGATTTCGCCGGTCAGCCGGGGCAAGGCAACGAGTCGGGCTATCGCGGCAGCCAGGGCCTGCCACCTGAGCTGGTGGAGCGGATCGAGCGGCAATTCGGCTTCGACAAGCCGCCGCTGGAGCGCTTTGTCAACATGCTCTGGAATTACCTGCGCTTCGACTTCGGCGAGAGCTACTACCGCGACATCTCCGTCATCGACCTCATCCTCGAAAAGATGCCCGTCTCGATTTCGCTCGGGCTCTGGATGACGCTGATCGCCTATGGCATCTCCATTCCACTGGGCATCAAGAAGGCGGTCAGCGATGGCTCGCGCTTCGATGTCTGGACCTCCACCATTGTCATCATCGGCTACGCCATTCCCGGCTTTCTGATCGGCATCATGCTGATTGTTCTCTTTGCTGGGGGCAGCTTCTGGTCGATTTTCCCCCTGCGCGGGCTGACTTCGCCCGGTTGGGAGAGCTTCCCCTGGTGGCGGCAGGTGCTCGATTATTTCTGGCACCTGGTCCTGCCCATCATAGCGATGGGCCTGGGCGCCTTTGCCACCACCACGCTTCTCACCAAGAACTCGTTCATCGATGAAATCGGCAAACAATATGTCACCACCGCCCGCGCCAAGGGCCTGACCGAGCGGCAGGTGCTCTATGGCCATGTGTTCCGCAATGCCATGATGCTGATCATCGCGAGCTTTCCGGCCGCCTTTATCGGCGCCTTCTTCAGCGGCTCGCTGCTGATCGAAACCATCTTCTCGCTCGATGGGCTGGGCCTTCTGGGCCTGCAATCGGTGACGACCCGCGACTATCCGGTGGTGTTTGCCACGCTCTATATCTTCAGCCTTCTGGGCCTCGTGATCTCGTTGATTTCCGACCTCGCCTATATGTGGGTCGATCCGCGCCTCGACTTCGAAAGCCGCGAAGTATGA